The following are encoded in a window of Mycolicibacterium tusciae JS617 genomic DNA:
- the ccsA gene encoding cytochrome c biogenesis protein CcsA gives MSIDTGLARFSDWAFTSSVVVLVAALLLLAVELAYNRGRKAETRELVGATVGPDSATPGVVTDMPRRPVGERVGKAGLALTYVGIGLLLACIVLRGLATARVPWGNMYEFINLTCFCGLVAAAVVLRRPQYRALWVFVLVPVLILLTVSGRWLYTNAAPVMPALQSYWLPIHVSVVSLGSGVFLVAGVASILFLLKMSRFGQPDADGAMARSIQRLPDAQMLDRTAYRTTIFAFRVFGFRRHLRSDLGRRGVGPLLGLGPQETVSFIAWVAYAAYLHARSTAGWRDRKAAWVNVAGFVAMVFNLFFINLVIAGLHSYAGVV, from the coding sequence GTGAGCATTGATACGGGGCTAGCCCGTTTCTCCGACTGGGCCTTCACGTCGTCGGTGGTGGTGCTGGTGGCCGCCCTGTTGCTGCTCGCCGTCGAGCTGGCCTACAACCGCGGCCGCAAGGCCGAAACCCGCGAACTGGTCGGCGCGACGGTCGGCCCGGACAGCGCGACGCCGGGCGTCGTCACCGACATGCCCCGACGCCCGGTCGGCGAACGCGTCGGCAAGGCCGGCCTCGCGCTGACTTATGTCGGCATTGGGCTGCTGCTGGCGTGCATTGTGCTGCGGGGCCTAGCCACCGCGCGGGTGCCGTGGGGCAACATGTACGAGTTCATCAACCTGACCTGCTTCTGCGGTCTGGTCGCGGCGGCGGTGGTGTTAAGACGCCCCCAGTACCGCGCGCTGTGGGTCTTCGTGCTGGTGCCGGTGTTGATCCTGCTGACGGTGTCGGGCCGCTGGCTCTACACCAACGCTGCACCCGTCATGCCCGCCCTGCAGTCCTATTGGCTGCCCATCCACGTGTCGGTTGTGAGCCTGGGCTCCGGGGTGTTCCTGGTCGCCGGGGTGGCCAGCATCCTGTTCCTTCTCAAGATGTCGCGGTTCGGCCAGCCGGATGCAGACGGTGCGATGGCGCGCAGTATCCAAAGATTGCCCGACGCTCAGATGCTGGACCGGACCGCTTACCGCACAACCATTTTCGCGTTCCGGGTGTTCGGGTTTCGGCGTCATCTTCGGAGCGATCTGGGCCGAAGAGGCGTGGGGCCGCTACTGGGGCTGGGACCCCAAGAGACCGTGTCGTTCATCGCATGGGTGGCGTATGCCGCCTACCTGCACGCCCGATCCACCGCGGGCTGGCGCGACCGCAAAGCCGCCTGGGTCAACGTGGCCGGCTTCGTCGCGATGGTCTTCAACCTGTTCTTCATCAACCTGGTGATAGCGGGACTGCATTCGTATGCCGGAGTGGTGTAG
- a CDS encoding M56 family metallopeptidase produces MNVAACLLLYSLAVILLGPPVLGFLTRGGHAPRSAVTAWLIAIGSVVLTWLTIVVLVIVDVIAHWHNGDSFVVSCVRFLCDLAAGRAGSAPQVMLLASAVAVVGVVAVIGIRLLRTIGRLHAHAYGHAEAVRLVGRPTAERDVYVVDAAERTAYCVAGKPPAIVVTTAAVAALDERELAAVLAHERAHLDGHHPRIVTTLRGVALVFPRLALMTRGADEVSRLLEMCADDAAARRHGKRALLTGLMALAAGAPAAALGAADVAVLNRAERLALPPANHVRVRAQAALTSATAMLVIAPLGTVVLGASGVLMCGG; encoded by the coding sequence GTGAACGTCGCAGCGTGCCTGCTGCTCTACAGCCTCGCGGTGATCCTGCTCGGCCCACCGGTATTGGGCTTTCTCACCCGTGGTGGACATGCTCCCCGATCTGCAGTGACCGCCTGGCTGATTGCAATCGGCAGTGTCGTGCTCACCTGGCTGACCATTGTTGTGCTCGTGATCGTCGACGTGATTGCGCACTGGCACAACGGCGACTCATTCGTTGTGTCCTGCGTCCGGTTCCTGTGTGACCTGGCTGCGGGCAGGGCGGGTAGCGCACCCCAAGTGATGCTGCTGGCTTCGGCGGTCGCCGTGGTCGGCGTCGTCGCCGTCATCGGCATCCGGCTCCTACGCACCATTGGGCGCCTGCATGCGCACGCTTACGGGCATGCGGAAGCTGTTCGACTGGTCGGTCGCCCGACCGCCGAACGCGACGTCTACGTCGTCGACGCCGCCGAGCGCACCGCGTATTGCGTGGCAGGAAAGCCACCCGCGATCGTGGTCACCACCGCAGCAGTAGCGGCACTCGACGAGCGCGAGCTCGCAGCGGTGCTCGCACATGAACGTGCCCACCTTGACGGGCACCACCCCAGAATCGTCACGACGTTGCGCGGCGTGGCGCTGGTCTTTCCCCGCCTTGCGCTGATGACGCGCGGCGCCGACGAGGTATCACGACTGTTAGAAATGTGCGCCGACGATGCTGCCGCGCGCCGACATGGCAAGCGGGCACTGCTCACCGGGTTGATGGCTCTGGCCGCAGGCGCGCCGGCCGCGGCGCTGGGCGCGGCCGATGTCGCGGTATTGAATCGTGCTGAGCGCCTTGCCCTTCCGCCTGCCAATCATGTCCGCGTCCGTGCGCAGGCCGCTCTTACCAGCGCGACAGCGATGCTTGTCATCGCACCGCTGGGCACAGTTGTACTCGGCGCATCTGGGGTCCTGATGTGCGGCGGCTAG
- a CDS encoding BlaI/MecI/CopY family transcriptional regulator: MRVRGFGELEAVVMDRVWNRDPEMVTVRDIFEELSAERRIAYTTVMSTMDNLYNKGWLERERDGRAYRYWATLTREEHTARLMSEALDGGGRSELVLSYFIEQIGPKESERLREAMRRLARRSSRAKKR, from the coding sequence GTGCGTGTACGAGGATTCGGCGAGCTGGAAGCCGTGGTGATGGACCGCGTGTGGAACCGCGATCCCGAGATGGTGACGGTGCGCGACATTTTCGAAGAGCTCTCGGCCGAGCGTCGCATCGCGTACACCACCGTCATGTCGACTATGGATAACCTGTACAACAAGGGATGGCTCGAGCGGGAACGCGATGGCCGGGCCTACCGATATTGGGCCACCCTGACCCGCGAAGAACACACCGCCCGGCTGATGAGTGAAGCCCTCGACGGGGGAGGCCGCTCAGAACTGGTGCTCAGCTACTTCATCGAGCAGATCGGACCCAAAGAATCCGAGCGACTCAGGGAAGCGATGCGGCGGCTCGCGAGACGGTCGAGCAGGGCCAAGAAGCGGTGA
- a CDS encoding L,D-transpeptidase yields MRTAVEGGLVHGTLRGLFVLAVTAAAVVAAPPVGSGAAESTSMDRKVAMVRPGPAQVVGVGHPVLVGFSGPVEDRAAAERSISVSTSRPVEGEFTWLTDSFVEWNPDGFWPAHSTVTVRVGGMKTDFTTGAAVVGVADISAHTFTVSIDDQVVREMPASMGKPGFETPVGTFKVLEKQRNVVFDSRTIGIPLDDPEGYLIDGEYGVRVTWGGVYIHSAPWSVGSQGSANVSHGCINLSPENAEWYFSTVQVGDPVIVQS; encoded by the coding sequence ATGCGCACCGCGGTGGAGGGAGGGCTCGTGCACGGCACGCTTCGCGGGCTATTTGTACTGGCAGTCACGGCCGCCGCGGTGGTGGCGGCGCCGCCCGTGGGGTCGGGCGCAGCCGAATCAACCAGCATGGATCGCAAAGTCGCGATGGTGCGTCCAGGTCCTGCACAGGTGGTAGGCGTTGGGCATCCCGTGCTGGTGGGGTTCAGCGGACCCGTCGAGGACCGCGCGGCAGCCGAGCGCAGCATCTCGGTGTCCACGTCGCGGCCGGTGGAAGGTGAGTTCACGTGGCTAACCGATAGTTTCGTGGAGTGGAACCCAGACGGGTTCTGGCCTGCGCATTCGACGGTCACAGTGCGCGTTGGTGGCATGAAGACCGATTTCACGACCGGGGCGGCGGTGGTGGGCGTAGCCGACATCTCGGCCCACACGTTCACGGTGAGTATCGACGACCAAGTGGTGCGTGAGATGCCGGCGTCGATGGGTAAACCGGGCTTCGAAACCCCGGTCGGGACCTTCAAAGTGCTGGAGAAGCAACGAAACGTGGTCTTCGACTCGCGCACGATCGGAATTCCACTCGACGACCCCGAGGGCTACCTGATCGATGGGGAGTACGGCGTCCGAGTGACGTGGGGTGGGGTCTACATACATTCGGCGCCATGGTCAGTCGGGTCGCAGGGCTCGGCCAACGTCAGCCACGGCTGCATCAATCTCAGTCCAGAGAACGCCGAATGGTATTTCAGCACTGTGCAGGTCGGAGACCCGGTGATTGTGCAGAGCTAG
- a CDS encoding M56 family metallopeptidase produces the protein MTAVMWWTIGGLTVGVLTPSILQALTRRGTDAAVLLALWAVLVCVTLAAVALPGLAELLHRCWLALHAGPPGRVDTIAGILSGAALAIAATRGGWQLSRTGRHRRRLHNKHVELAWLLTGRSPQPGAVLWLPATEPLAYSLAGNPPLVVMSTGMQQCLDRAAVSAVEAHERAHVRRRHHLLIAIAQAAAAGLGWLPLMRHSPSLVRTLVELDADAHAARSHGHRGLHRALQTLKSAPAPAPALGIASDCTQLRLARLAGSRSTSGRFAGSSAACGAVLVLGMTTLLTFATLTGLASCTAG, from the coding sequence GTGACCGCGGTGATGTGGTGGACCATCGGCGGCCTCACCGTCGGTGTCCTCACACCATCGATACTGCAGGCCTTGACCCGCCGCGGCACCGACGCAGCCGTGCTATTGGCACTATGGGCGGTGCTCGTGTGCGTCACGCTCGCCGCGGTCGCACTGCCGGGGCTGGCCGAACTGCTGCACCGGTGCTGGCTGGCGTTGCACGCCGGTCCGCCCGGAAGGGTGGATACCATCGCGGGCATCCTCAGTGGTGCCGCGCTGGCCATCGCCGCGACACGCGGGGGCTGGCAGCTCAGCCGCACCGGCCGGCATCGACGTCGCTTGCACAACAAGCACGTCGAGCTGGCCTGGTTGTTGACCGGCCGCAGCCCGCAACCCGGCGCGGTGCTGTGGCTGCCGGCCACCGAGCCGCTGGCCTACAGCCTGGCCGGCAACCCGCCGCTGGTGGTGATGAGCACCGGAATGCAGCAGTGTCTGGACCGGGCAGCGGTCAGCGCCGTCGAAGCCCATGAGCGCGCCCACGTGCGCCGACGCCATCATCTGCTGATCGCCATCGCCCAGGCCGCCGCCGCCGGATTGGGATGGCTGCCGCTGATGCGCCACTCACCGTCGTTAGTGCGCACACTGGTCGAATTGGACGCCGACGCGCACGCCGCCCGTAGCCACGGCCACCGCGGCCTGCACCGGGCGTTGCAGACATTGAAGAGCGCTCCCGCACCGGCGCCTGCACTCGGCATCGCCAGCGACTGCACCCAGCTGCGACTGGCCCGGCTGGCGGGCAGCCGTTCAACCTCGGGCCGCTTCGCCGGATCCAGCGCGGCCTGTGGGGCGGTGCTGGTGCTGGGCATGACCACCTTGCTGACCTTCGCTACGCTGACGGGGCTAGCGTCCTGCACCGCAGGGTGA
- a CDS encoding BlaI/MecI/CopY family transcriptional regulator — protein sequence MTARKTTKRTSPRTPPRHPPTLPGLGELEAAIMEVVWHTNDAMRVRDVLDKLDSARQPAYTTVMTVMDNLYRKGWLSRELDGRAYSYRATRDRLQAATDALRELLADSGDPAAALLHFARSATTAESRALTRGLKERGRRR from the coding sequence ATGACAGCCCGCAAAACAACCAAGCGGACATCGCCGCGCACCCCACCGCGCCACCCCCCGACCCTGCCCGGGCTCGGCGAGTTAGAAGCCGCCATTATGGAGGTCGTCTGGCACACCAACGACGCGATGCGGGTCCGTGACGTCCTCGACAAACTCGACTCCGCCCGCCAACCCGCCTATACGACCGTGATGACCGTGATGGACAACCTCTACCGCAAGGGATGGCTGAGCCGTGAGCTCGACGGCCGTGCCTACAGCTACCGGGCCACCCGCGACCGTCTTCAAGCGGCCACCGACGCGCTGCGCGAGCTACTCGCCGACAGCGGCGACCCCGCCGCGGCGCTGCTGCACTTCGCGCGCAGCGCCACCACCGCGGAGTCGCGGGCATTGACCCGCGGCCTGAAAGAACGGGGCCGACGGCGGTGA
- a CDS encoding TlpA family protein disulfide reductase — protein MLVAAAAAAIAGVLISHDPVSAPARQRISADHAGAGADPAVTEAGVLGCPVPVPGASPVPALSGAMARCLGSSQPVDVGAAVAGGATLLNLWAAWCAPCREEMPVLDAYADTPGAVRVVGVNVRDRPSSAAALVRDLRIGYPSFTDADSVAGALGTPPLLPLSYLVGTDGSVRRLQDVLVFRDVAQVNQSVAAALGERQNR, from the coding sequence ATGCTGGTCGCCGCCGCGGCGGCCGCCATCGCCGGTGTGCTCATCAGTCACGACCCGGTGTCTGCACCGGCTCGGCAGCGAATATCCGCCGACCACGCCGGGGCCGGCGCCGACCCCGCGGTGACCGAGGCCGGCGTACTGGGTTGCCCGGTGCCGGTGCCCGGCGCCTCACCGGTGCCCGCACTGTCCGGGGCGATGGCCCGCTGCCTGGGGTCCTCGCAGCCGGTCGATGTCGGCGCGGCCGTGGCCGGTGGGGCGACGCTCCTCAATTTGTGGGCGGCGTGGTGCGCACCGTGCCGAGAGGAGATGCCGGTCCTCGACGCCTACGCTGATACGCCCGGTGCGGTGCGGGTGGTCGGTGTCAACGTGCGCGACCGGCCGTCGTCGGCTGCGGCCTTGGTCCGCGACCTGCGAATCGGCTATCCGTCGTTCACCGACGCCGATTCGGTGGCCGGCGCGTTGGGCACGCCGCCGCTGCTGCCGCTGAGCTACCTTGTCGGTACCGACGGATCTGTGCGCCGCCTACAGGACGTACTGGTTTTTCGCGATGTCGCGCAGGTCAACCAATCCGTCGCGGCCGCGCTTGGGGAAAGGCAGAACCGATGA